One genomic segment of Sminthopsis crassicaudata isolate SCR6 chromosome 2, ASM4859323v1, whole genome shotgun sequence includes these proteins:
- the SSNA1 gene encoding microtubule nucleation factor SSNA1, with protein MSQQGAALQNYNNELVKCIEELCQKREELCRQIQQEEDEKQRLQGEVRQLTEKLARVNENLARKIASRNEFDRTIAETEAAYLKILESSQTLLNVLKREAGNLSKAAAQEQKSAAGKD; from the exons ATGAGCCAGCAGGGAGCGGCGCTTCAGAACTACAACAACGAGCTGGTCAAGT GCATCGAGGAACTGTGCCAGAAACGGGAGGAGCTGTGCCGGCAGATCCAGCAGGAGGAGGATGAAAAGCAGAGGCTGCAGGGCGAGGTGCGGCAGCTGACGGAGAAGCTGGCCCGGGTCAACGAGAACCTGGCCCGCAAGATCGCCTCCAGGAACGAGTTTGATCGCACTATTGCCGAGACCGAAGCCGCTTACCTTAAG attcTGGAAAGTTCTCAGACACTGCTCAATGTCCTGAAGCGAGAAGCGGGGAATCTAAGCAAGGCTGCAGCCCAGGAGCAGAAGAGTGCTGCGGGCAAGGACTGA
- the TPRN gene encoding taperin, with translation MTSLEPRRPPGLEGLAGSGSRLVLPAWKREILERKRAKLASLAAGPRSLAGGGDDGAGVEAAAGTVAAAGGECPGEPAPAAAERLVLADSLGPLRENPFMRLETERKRLRRGRGAAPGARSSTGRPVQQLLELYSRVPGIRTIRADNILIIESEPGFLPGQRPYEVSSPGPRPGPDPLQQLLARRGCSVAEIRATEVVIYETPRTAVEAAAQPGRVSRLLEKFDSPLAIGGPRPRAPSPPQRRGSPERSRPLVPKPSAVEQQSSAASLSLPSPGPRTPSVGERAAWFQASAAAPSRLSDFLQKTGSNSFTVHPRGLARGGRTIVPNGPVMEATLEPRLSPANGLLTGGGSVPSSSSTSKGSDIRKPNAEEEAPILHLSPGPCPMDSANEGPSAIPAAPSTFPKHSLASATPSQRRWVSAATSSNDSFEIKPAPKPDIETIPDEDVQAKALANLRMNSKNSFIFIPKPRVEVLDSRAGHSGGNKAFEQPKGKVSVSSQSGHLTHIPLENGSQHPPQVVPRYENYLGVEALQAAEEGDPQKQTATVLSEVNHKWQREVVTPPSIERLSKQEPCRGFEISDTSLRSSITQLPEEPGRPGLPVTFIDEVDSDDESYQEAKPAFRFSDAPQYRPHPSLPNSKSEVHYLSNNTFTVVPNRKPAAPEARFSPPNGELYAEEEEEEDQWKGKTLEDPEASRENVGLLLKKRYPTVDEIEVIGGYLSLKKSCLTKMGSSRKKMKISFNEKSLHTTFEYPSESSLVQEEEAEEEEEGASGSEGDEEEKPFAVFLPRATFVNSTVMESATRPPESSSGLSSYTPKHSVEFSKWQEQKYDAGPLESGASPQKEVMLTPASKNDLSDFRSEPALYF, from the exons ATGACGAGCCTTGAGCCTCGGCGGCCTCCGGGCCTCGAGGGACTGGCGGGGTCCGGCTCCCGCTTAGTGCTGCCGGCATGGAAACGGGAGATACTGGAGAGGAAGAGAGCCAAGCTGGCGAGCCTGGCGGCTGGGCCCCGGAGTTTGGCTGGGGGGGGCGACGATGGGGCCGGAGTCGAGGCTGCAGCTGGAACTGTGGCCGCGGCTGGGGGCGAGTGCCCGGGGGAGCCAGCCCCGGCGGCGGCGGAACGGCTGGTGCTGGCCGATAGCTTGGGCCCCCTGCGGGAGAACCCCTTCATGCGGCTGGAGACCGAGCGCAAGCGGCTGCGGAGGGGGCGCGGCGCGGCGCCCGGGGCCCGGTCCTCGACGGGACGACCCGTGCAGCAGCTGCTGGAGCTCTATAGCCGCGTCCCGGGCATCCGCACCATTCGCGCCGACAACATTCTCATAATCGAGTCCGAGCCCGGATTCTTGCCCGGCCAACGACCCTACGAGGTGAGCTCCCCCGGTCCGCGCCCGGGCCCGGACCCCTTGCAGCAGCTGCTGGCCCGGCGTGGCTGCTCAGTGGCGGAGATCCGGGCCACCGAGGTGGTCATCTACGAGACTCCCCGGACAGCCGTGGAGGCGGCTGCGCAGCCAGGAAGGGTCAGCCGTCTGTTGGAGAAGTTCGATTCCCCGCTGGCTATTGGCGGGCCCCGGCCTCGGGCCCCGTCCCCACCTCAGCGTCGAGGGAGCCCTGAGCGGAGCCGGCCTCTGGTGCCAAAGCCTTCTGCAGTCGAGCAGCAGAGCTCGGCCGCCTCCCTCTCCCTGCCCAGCCCTGGACCACGCACTCCCAGCGTCGGAGAGAGAGCTGCCTGGTTTCAGGCATCGGCAGCTGCCCCCTCTCGGCTCAGTGACTTCCTCCAGAAAACGGGCAGCAACTCTTTCACTGTCCACCCCCGGGGTCTGGCCAGAGGAGGCCGAACAATAGTACCAAACGGACCTGTCATGGAGGCCACCCTGGAGCCCCGGCTGAGTCCTGCCAATGGCCTCCTGACAGGGGGTGGGTCTGTGCCATCCTCTTCCAGTACTTCCAAAGGCAGCGACATCCGGAAGCCAAATGCTGAGGAGGAGGCACCTATCCTCCACCTTTCGCCTGGCCCTTGCCCGATGGACAGTGCCAACGAGGGACCCAGTGCCATTCCAGCTGCCCCTTCCACATTTCCCAAACACAGCCTGGCCAGTGCCACTCCCAGTCAGCGAAGGTGGGTTTCTGCAGCCACCAGTTCCAATGACTCTTTTGAGATCAAGCCTGCCCCCAAGCCAGATATAGAGACCATCCCTGATGAGGATGTCCAGGCTAAGGCCTTGGCTAACCTCCGGATGAACTCCAAAAACTCCTTTATCTTCATCCCCAAGCCCAGGGTGGAAGTGCTGGACTCCAGGGCTGGCCATTCAGGGGGGAACAAAGCCTTTGAGCAGCCAAAGGGAAAGGTCAGTGTTTCTTCTCAGTCTGGCCATTTAACCCATATACCTCTGGAAAACGGGAGCCAGCACCCACCACAAGTGGTGCCTCGCTATGAAAATTACTTGGGTGTTGAGGCCCTGCAGGCAGCAGAGGAAGGGGATCCTCAGAAACAAACAGCTACAGTTCTCTCAGAGGTGAACCACAAGTGGCAGAGAGAAGTAGTAACACCCCCCTCTATAGAGAGACTTTCCAAACAGGAGCCTTGCAGGGGCTTTGAGATTTCTGACACATCCCTCCGTTCCTCTATCACCCAGCTTCCTGAAGAACCCGGTAGACCAGGGCTTCCTGTTACTTTTATTGATGAGGTAGATTCAGATGATGAATCCTACCAAGAGGCCAAACCAGCTTTCAGATTCTCTGATGCTCCTCAATATCGACCTCATCCCTCTCTGCCCAATAGCAAATCTGAAGTTCACTACCTGAGCAACAATACATTCACAGTTGTGCCTAATAGGAAACCAGCTGCCCCTGAGGCAAGATTCAGCCCACCAAATGGGGAACTGTAtgctgaggaagaggaggaggaagaccaATGGAAAGGAAAAACTCTTGAAGATCCTGAAGCATCCCGTGAGAATGTGGGGTTGTTACTCAAGAAACGTTACCCCACTGTTGATGAAATTGAAGTGATTGGGGGCTATTTGTCCCTGAAGAAATCCTGTTTAACCAAGATGGGGTCTTCAAGAAAAAAG ATGAAGATTTCCTTCAATGAGAAAAGCCTGCACACTACCTTTGAATATCCCTCCGAGAGCTCATTGGTACAGGAAGAAGAAgcggaggaggaagaagagggggcaTCTGGCTCTGAGGGGGATGAAGAGGAAAAACCCTTTGCTGTCTTCCTTCCCCGAGCAACTTTTGTAAACAGCACTGTGATGGAGAGTGCCACTCGACCTCCAGAATCTAGTTCAG GTCTCTCCAGTTATACTCCAAAGCATTCAGTGGAATTCAGCAAATGGCAGGAGCAGAAATATGATGCAGGCCCATTGGAATCTGGGGCTAGCCCTCAGAAAGAAGTCATG CTTACTCCAGCCAGCAAGAATGACCTCTCAGACTTCCGAAGTGAGCCTGCCCTCTATTTCTGA
- the TMEM203 gene encoding transmembrane protein 203: MLFSLRELVQWLGFATFEIFVHVLALLVFSVLLALRVDELAPSLTWWNVFVPFFAADGLSTYFTTIVSVRLFQDGEKRLAVLRLFWILTILSLKFVFEMLLCQKLVEQTRELWFGLIMSPVFILLQLLMIRACRVN, translated from the coding sequence ATGTTGTTCTCGCTACGGGAGCTGGTGCAGTGGCTGGGTTTCGCCACCTTCGAAATCTTCGTGCACGTGCTGGCGCTGCTCGTGTTCTCTGTGCTCCTGGCGCTGAGGGTGGACGAGCTGGCCCCGAGCCTGACGTGGTGGAACGTGTTCGTGCCCTTTTTCGCCGCCGACGGGCTCAGCACGTACTTCACCACCATTGTGTCGGTGCGCCTGTTCCAGGACGGCGAGAAGCGTCTGGCCGTGCTACGCCTCTTCTGGATCCTTACTATCCTCAGCCTCAAGTTTGTCTTTGAGATGCTGCTGTGCCAGAAGCTGGTGGAGCAGACCAGGGAGCTCTGGTTTGGCCTTATCATGTCCCCGGTCTTCATCCTTCTGCAGCTGCTCATGATCCGTGCTTGTCGCGTCAATTAG